From the genome of Paralichthys olivaceus isolate ysfri-2021 chromosome 4, ASM2471397v2, whole genome shotgun sequence:
CACCTGGACTGCCAGCGTCGGCCGCTGTTCCACACTCTTCCAAAAGAGGGAAGCCAGTTGGCGTCTGTCTGTGAGCTGTGATCAAAGTTGGCCCCAACTCTGTTCGGTGGAAGCTTCTTCAGCTTCTCTTGCTCCTCTGGCAAAAGACAGATGAGATCATTTTCAATCATCAAATTCATTTAGTTTAATTCTACACAAGTCTACAATCTCTGCATCACTGAGACTTGAGAAGATTAAAATGACCGGTATTATAAATATTTTGATACTTGAGCGCCACGATTTCAAAAAGttgaatgtgtttatgtgatttcaTATTTGACACAGATGCAATTTaagcagcaaagacaaaaagtcacttaaacagcaaaacatcagatgagtgataaataataaaaacctgctgGTTATCATAAGTGATGTAACAGCATCCAGTAACACATGATTTGTCAGGTCtcatggaaatgaaaaacaaggacGGAACAAACTGCTCTGCTGACAAGTAGATTTAAACAAGTATTCCTACTCTGTTTGAGGAACTCTTGGAGCGATGGGCCAATCTCTGGATGTGCTGAAGCCCCAGAGGTCCCCTCCAAAGGATCGTCCTGGAGCCAAGGTGGGACAGCACCTACAACAGTCAGGACACTGATCACTTTTCAAACACATACAACAGGTGAACTGAGCTCCTAACTACTGGAGACACTGGGTTTCTTTCAATTTTTGATTGTATTACTTtgttgtgtgaaaggcaaattaaatgtttcttttcaggATCACACAGGATGCATTGTAATGTTTTCAGAATAATATTAATCCTCAGAGGGACAGGGGGCAGAGCAACAtcactgaaaagacaaaatatacaTCGAGATAACTCCTCAACAGTCAAGAGTCATCTGGAAAATTTATGAAAACTTGAATGTGGTTTATGATAATAAGAAAATGggatttaaaaagataaaacacagaagagacacctcatattattacatttccACAATGTATATTATTGGACTGGTTCAAATACAGAGCTTAGTTGAGATACTGAAATTCATCCTTCACTGTACCTGTGTGAACATTTCCACTGTTTGCTGAATCCTGTAACAGACAAAAAATTAGGTGATTGTGTTTGCAGTTACTCATGAGAAACTTTCTGAATGATGGGTGTCCTTCTACCTGATAGCCGATGAAAGTCAGGCCATGTCCTGCTGCCGCCCGCGGTGCTTTCACCATTGACTCAACGAAGCTGCTCCCTGGCTGCTGGTCTGATCCCTGAGATGTAAACTGCGAGCTGTTCCCCAGAGAACAAGATGAACCCCGAACAAAGTTAAGTGATTCAAATTATATTGATGACACTATACAAAAAGAGGATAATATGTCTCAGGTAGACAAAGTGTTACCTGACAGAATCCTCCGCAGACGCGTCTGTGCCATTGGGACCATTGAACGACTCCGGGTCTGCGTCACGCTGATAGTGATTCAGGAAATGCCAACAGTGGTTCACAGAGGAAGTCTGACCACTACCCATCTTCAACTCAGCTTTTATTATCACAATCCTTACACACTACTTTGCCCCAAATGTTaacacaatattttatttttcatcatctccatctAATTGTAACCATAACCTGATGTGTAAAATTAAGTTTGTCATTAAACCACCATGACCTCCAGACACAAGGTTTCACCAGctacaaatatttgtttttagagTTAAACAGGTTTTCAGTTACACTCACAATGATCTAGTTGGGCAATTGTGACTTTTCTCATCTAACATGTaactcaaatacacaaaaagcaACAGTCAAGGCTGTAGTGATGGATACTGCCACTGCATCTCTGGAAAACAAACCTCTATTAGAGCCTGAAGGACCTCTTGACGATGCTTCTCCTGGGCCCGGATATGATCAGCTTGCTTAagccatgaaaagaaaagtaaacagTTTTTAGGAATGCTAGTGGCAGTCTCAGAGCTGCCTCCACTGCTGTAGACTCTATTatcattcaaattaaaacagttACCTGTTTAATGAATTCATCCTCCTTCTCCACAAATGATTCCAAAACTTGTGGCAACTCAGCTTTAAAcctaaaaaaaagcaaaaaatgatccaatcttttattttccattaaaaactttattaatattgactTTCAGCTCTCGGAGAACCACCTTTCAGTTTCCTCCTCCGTGATGATGACCTTGTCTCGAAGCTTGGGGTCGGCTTTATTTTCCCACCAGAACTTGTGGGTATTCTTCCTGTGTTCTGGTCTGAAACCAAGTACATTTAAAACTGGTCAACCAGTAATTTTTCAAATGCACACAGTTTCATGCAATTTACTTAttacaaacaaaattaaaaaaataaaaagcagttaaTTTGATCAAACTTACGTGGCCATGTGTTCTAACAAGCCTCCGTACAGCACAGTCATGTTGCCGTCTGTAACATTTCTGTCT
Proteins encoded in this window:
- the LOC138407454 gene encoding centrosomal AT-AC splicing factor-like; this translates as MAPYYCAVCRQTTFAGKGHIFGKSHQSRLRVVLLKFLEKVKEARRTLKKPQVEKFDCSEHQQKFWCYCCGLEVDRNVTDGNMTVLYGGLLEHMATPEHRKNTHKFWWENKADPKLRDKVIITEEETERFKAELPQVLESFVEKEDEFIKQQADHIRAQEKHRQEVLQALIERDADPESFNGPNGTDASAEDSVSSQFTSQGSDQQPGSSFVESMVKAPRAAAGHGLTFIGYQDSANSGNVHTGAVPPWLQDDPLEGTSGASAHPEIGPSLQEFLKQKEQEKLKKLPPNRVGANFDHSSQTDANWLPSFGRVWNSGRRWQSRHQFREEEGKKNRPKRKRQQNSDGSKKTKATGQLTNSDGT